One segment of Haloplanus natans DSM 17983 DNA contains the following:
- a CDS encoding digeranylgeranylglycerophospholipid reductase has protein sequence MPDRFDVIVAGAGPAGAQCARDLAQRGYDVVVLEAEAEADFPRQSNKSTAGTFPSMMASFGVPDEVVMNYTDDVVLESPNDHYVQHQPGAVLEFAEFKRWLVREGREQGATYRFDARANAPIMADGTISGVRYAGDEEVYADIVVDATGPAAPLAKELGVSDLQRDHQAIGVEWEMEGVEMDHPEYADLTNTMMLRLDHTYAPGGYSWIFHTGGDTAKVGLCYIQNESHEQYGRDGASIDDYLHQWLDEDPRFADAERITDKQQHRGSAHIQMPGKLCTDGFMAVGDTVPTIDPLWGEGIHKGMKSGRMAAITADRCFTEADPDTSAEAMSVYSKLWHSEVAPRMRERLLMTELLYLTPNERYDTLMEDLRGADGDTLAKVNAGNVRAMMRLLHVRDVGLLAKFARERLGERSS, from the coding sequence ATGCCCGACCGTTTCGACGTGATCGTCGCCGGCGCGGGGCCCGCCGGGGCCCAGTGTGCCCGCGACCTCGCTCAACGGGGGTACGACGTGGTCGTCCTCGAGGCCGAGGCCGAGGCCGACTTCCCCCGCCAGAGCAACAAATCCACCGCCGGCACGTTCCCATCTATGATGGCTTCGTTCGGGGTGCCGGACGAGGTGGTGATGAACTACACCGACGACGTGGTGCTGGAGTCGCCGAACGACCACTACGTCCAGCACCAGCCCGGTGCGGTCCTCGAGTTCGCCGAATTCAAACGCTGGCTGGTCCGTGAGGGTCGCGAGCAGGGGGCGACCTACCGCTTCGACGCCCGCGCCAACGCGCCGATCATGGCGGACGGAACCATCTCCGGCGTCCGCTACGCGGGCGACGAAGAGGTGTACGCCGACATCGTCGTCGACGCGACGGGGCCGGCGGCGCCGCTGGCGAAGGAACTCGGCGTGAGCGACCTGCAACGCGACCACCAGGCAATCGGCGTCGAGTGGGAGATGGAGGGGGTAGAGATGGACCACCCCGAGTACGCCGACCTCACGAACACGATGATGCTCCGACTGGACCACACGTACGCCCCCGGCGGCTACTCGTGGATCTTCCACACCGGCGGCGACACCGCGAAGGTCGGCCTCTGTTACATTCAAAACGAGAGCCACGAGCAGTACGGCCGGGACGGGGCGAGCATCGACGACTATCTGCACCAGTGGCTCGACGAGGACCCGCGCTTTGCCGACGCCGAGCGCATCACCGACAAACAGCAACACCGCGGCTCGGCCCACATCCAGATGCCCGGCAAACTGTGTACGGACGGGTTCATGGCCGTCGGCGACACGGTTCCCACCATCGACCCCCTGTGGGGAGAGGGTATCCATAAGGGGATGAAATCGGGGCGGATGGCCGCCATCACGGCCGACCGCTGTTTCACCGAAGCGGACCCCGACACCTCCGCGGAGGCGATGTCGGTCTACAGCAAACTCTGGCACAGCGAGGTGGCGCCCCGGATGCGCGAGCGCCTGCTGATGACGGAACTGCTCTATCTCACGCCCAACGAGCGCTACGATACGCTGATGGAGGACCTGCGCGGCGCCGACGGCGACACCCTAGCGAAGGTCAACGCGGGCAACGTCCGGGCGATGATGCGGCTCCTCCACGTCCGTGACGTGGGGCTTCTCGCGAAGTTCGCGAGGGAGCGCCTGGGCGAGCGGTCGTCGTAA
- a CDS encoding aldo/keto reductase: MPTLGIGTWQNTDPEECANAVATAIEMGYRHVDTAQAYDNETAVGEGLARAAVPREDVFLATKVWIDQLGGDDVVASTEESLSKLGVDYLDLLYIHWPAGEYDAEDTLAAFDDLYDEGLIERIGVSNFEPGQVTEAVETADAPIFANQIECHPLLPQDELRAHCADHGVDVVAYSPLARGEVFDIPEINAVADKHGVSEAQVSLAWLREKGVTAIPKATSETHIRDNWASRTLELDDEDVSTIDSIGRTERQIDPDFAPW, from the coding sequence ATACCGACCCTCGGTATCGGCACGTGGCAAAACACCGACCCCGAAGAGTGTGCGAACGCGGTGGCGACGGCCATCGAGATGGGCTATCGCCACGTCGACACCGCACAGGCCTACGACAACGAGACGGCGGTCGGCGAGGGCCTCGCGCGCGCCGCCGTCCCACGCGAGGACGTCTTCCTCGCGACGAAAGTCTGGATCGACCAACTCGGGGGCGACGACGTCGTCGCCTCCACCGAGGAGAGTCTGTCGAAACTCGGCGTCGACTACCTCGACCTGCTGTATATCCACTGGCCGGCAGGCGAATACGACGCCGAAGACACCCTCGCCGCCTTCGACGACCTGTACGACGAGGGGCTGATCGAGCGGATCGGCGTCAGCAACTTCGAACCCGGGCAGGTGACCGAGGCGGTCGAGACGGCCGACGCCCCCATCTTCGCCAACCAGATCGAGTGTCACCCGCTCCTCCCGCAGGACGAACTCCGCGCACACTGTGCCGATCACGGCGTCGACGTGGTGGCGTACTCGCCGCTGGCCCGCGGCGAGGTGTTCGACATCCCCGAGATCAACGCCGTGGCCGACAAACACGGCGTCAGCGAGGCACAGGTGTCGCTCGCGTGGCTCCGCGAGAAGGGCGTCACGGCGATTCCGAAGGCGACGAGCGAGACACACATCCGCGACAACTGGGCGTCGCGAACGCTGGAACTCGACGACGAGGACGTATCGACCATCGATAGCATCGGCCGGACGGAACGGCAGATCGATCCGGACTTCGCGCCCTGGTAA
- a CDS encoding DUF373 family protein, producing the protein MPTGPGKRLGEDFSGGIDAVAVVSGSGDSPVGADRSVAAQVDDLLDRYAPDSAIIVTDSADDERLVPIIESRLPVDSVDRVVVRQARDIESTYYLLKQFLADEELRSTVLVPVGVGLLLLPVLLVRFSLGMALAGLASLLGAAVLYKGLAIDAYLARLPDQIRDALYSGQVSVVTYAVAGGLALVGLFLGGLAVSPVTDGVVLVPVMQFFYSSIPWLALAALTASAGRLLDELIDADRIPRPYLNLPFGVVALGLVVRGFAGYFLEREGVLQHLQLLGVTVQPTERLALFVVTAIVVSLVGVRVTAKVAHDHPGEEEADAESVDRS; encoded by the coding sequence GTGCCGACCGGCCCTGGAAAGCGCCTGGGCGAAGATTTTTCCGGTGGAATCGATGCCGTCGCCGTCGTCTCCGGCTCCGGCGACTCCCCCGTCGGCGCCGACCGCTCGGTCGCGGCCCAGGTCGACGACCTGCTCGACCGCTACGCCCCCGACTCGGCGATCATCGTCACCGACAGCGCCGACGACGAGCGGCTGGTGCCGATCATCGAGAGTCGTCTACCGGTCGACTCCGTCGACCGCGTGGTCGTCCGACAGGCCCGCGACATCGAGTCGACGTACTACCTCCTCAAGCAGTTCCTCGCCGACGAGGAACTCCGCTCGACCGTTCTCGTTCCCGTCGGCGTCGGACTGCTCTTGCTTCCCGTCTTACTCGTGCGGTTCTCGCTCGGCATGGCGCTCGCCGGCCTCGCCTCGCTGCTCGGCGCCGCGGTGCTGTACAAGGGACTCGCGATCGACGCCTACCTGGCGCGCCTGCCCGACCAGATCAGGGACGCCCTCTACTCCGGACAGGTGTCGGTCGTCACCTACGCCGTCGCGGGCGGCCTCGCACTCGTCGGGCTCTTTCTCGGTGGCCTCGCCGTTTCGCCCGTGACCGACGGTGTCGTCCTCGTCCCAGTCATGCAGTTTTTCTACAGTAGCATCCCGTGGCTGGCGCTGGCGGCGCTCACCGCGAGCGCCGGTCGCCTGCTCGACGAACTCATCGACGCGGACCGCATCCCCCGCCCCTACCTGAACCTCCCTTTCGGCGTCGTCGCGCTTGGCCTCGTCGTCCGCGGGTTCGCCGGCTACTTCCTCGAACGCGAGGGCGTCCTCCAGCATCTCCAACTGCTCGGGGTCACCGTCCAGCCTACGGAACGCCTCGCGCTGTTCGTCGTGACGGCCATCGTGGTCTCGCTGGTCGGGGTTCGGGTGACGGCGAAAGTCGCCCACGACCATCCGGGCGAGGAAGAGGCAGACGCCGAGTCGGTCGACCGCTCGTAG